The genomic segment GCGGAAGCTCCTTGGCGCGCTGGCCGTTGGCCGCGTTTCCCTTGCTGGTGTCCAAGGTTGAGCCTGCTGCCTTTCGCGACGACACCTGCCTATACGCACGGCGTCCTTCTCTCAACCCGAACGGACTTCCGGACCGCTGCGCTTTCATGCCTTTCCTTGGCTGGGGGCGCCACCCTTCCACAGCTCCACGATGGGGCTGGCAATGAAGATCGAGGAATAGGTGCCGATGAGCAGGCCGACGATCAGGGTATAGGCGAAGGCGTGGATGACCCCGCCCCCGATGAAGAAAAGAACCACCAGCACCATGAAGGTGGTGCCGCCGGTCAGAACGGTGCGCGAGAGCGTTTCGTTGAGGCTGCGGTTGATGAGGTGGCGCAGGTCCTCCTTGGGCGACTCGAACATGTTCTCCCGGATGCGGTCGGAGACCACCACGGTGTCGTTGACCGAGTAGCCGACGCAGGTGAGCAGGGCCGCCACCACCGTCAGGTCCACCTCGAAGTTGGCCAGCGCCAGCGCCGATACCGTCACCAGGACGTCGTGGAACAAGGCCACCGCAGCGCCCACGCCGAAGCGCAGGTCGAAGCGGAAGGCGATGTAGATGCCCATGATGACGGTGGATGCGAGCACCGACAGGATGCCGCGCTGGCGAAGGTCGGCGCCGACTTTGGGGCCGACCATCTCCGTGCGCAGGTCGCGGAAGCTCTTGTCCGCAAACTTCGCCGCCAGCTTCTCCTTGATCTGCTGTCCGGTCCCCTGCGCCAGCGATTCATCCGTGACCGCGAGGCGCAGCAGGTATTCGCCGGGCTGGTTGCCGAAGTCCTGCACGGACGCGCCTTCGGCGGCCTCGCCGAGCTCGTCGACCGCGGCGCGCATCTCCGAGATCGTCACCGAAGGGTCGACGCCGACGTGCAGCAGAAGGCCGCCGGTGAAGTCGATGCCGTAATTGGGGCCGCCGCGCGCGAACAGCACGATGAGGCCGAGCACCGTCAGCACCGCGGAGAACGCGAACGCGTACGGGCGCAGCTTCATGAAGTCGATGCGAGTGTCGGGTTTGATGAGCTCGAACATCGGCTCCCTCCTCAGATGCTGGCGGCTGCTCTGGGCCGCAGATAGGCGACCAGCTCGTGAATGGCACGGGAGCAGAACACGGCGGAATACATCGTGGTCAGGATTCCGATGCAGAGCGTGAGCGCGAAACCTTTGACGGGTCCCGAGCCGAACTGGAACAGGATGAGCCCGGCCAGGAACGTAGTGACGTTCGAATCGATGATCGCCGGCAGCGCGCGGCTGTAGCCAGCCTCCAGCGCGGCGTGCGGTCCGCGCCCGGCGCGCAGCTCCTCGCGGATGCGCTCGTTGATCAGCACGTTGGCGTCGACCGCCATGCCGATGGTCAGCACGATTCCCGCAATGCCCGGCAGGGTCAGCACGCCGCGGAACAGCGCCAGTGCCGCCAGCAGCAGGATGACGTTGATGAGCAGCGCAAGATCGGCCACCCCGCCGGCGAGCCGATAGTAC from the Candidatus Limnocylindrales bacterium genome contains:
- the secF gene encoding protein translocase subunit SecF, producing MFELIKPDTRIDFMKLRPYAFAFSAVLTVLGLIVLFARGGPNYGIDFTGGLLLHVGVDPSVTISEMRAAVDELGEAAEGASVQDFGNQPGEYLLRLAVTDESLAQGTGQQIKEKLAAKFADKSFRDLRTEMVGPKVGADLRQRGILSVLASTVIMGIYIAFRFDLRFGVGAAVALFHDVLVTVSALALANFEVDLTVVAALLTCVGYSVNDTVVVSDRIRENMFESPKEDLRHLINRSLNETLSRTVLTGGTTFMVLVVLFFIGGGVIHAFAYTLIVGLLIGTYSSIFIASPIVELWKGGAPSQGKA